The Anas acuta chromosome 2, bAnaAcu1.1, whole genome shotgun sequence genomic interval CTAACTACATAAGCCTTGGTCTAAGACATGAGATCTAAAGAGACTGGCATTTATCCTTATGCACATACAATCTTGAATGACACCAAGGGACAGTCTAGTGCAATACAAGTGGGAACACACAAACAATGAAAATTGGTTCCCGGTAGTCTTGCGTTCAGTTTGGGCTggacaacaggaaaaaaaaggcaccaaaaCACTGTGCTGCTATTAAAATTGAGCACAGAAATGATCTGCTCTGCTTCTTTTACTGCAGAATCCACAAAGGAAAACCATACAGAATACGGTTTTGAAGCTTGATTGACAGAAGACAAAATCCATGCCCAGTCATCAGTATCTCCCCATCTGCAGATCACTACATGCGCAATCAACATCTGACAacaacaatacaaaaaaaaaaaaagaggtttacATTGTTCTCCAACTTAATGGAAGCCTCAGGGATCATAATTTTGGAATCTAATTTGACATTGGTAAAGCGAGTGGCCTAGGATggcaagctgctgcttctgcggCAGAGACAGGAACAGACATTTTAGCCTGAACAGCCGATCTTTGCACCAGTGCTGGACAGGTAAGTAGGACACCAGAAACTGCTGCAGGGTGAGCACAGGCACGTATGCACACGGGTAGCCTGAGAAGTGCACCTGATGAGCAGCAGCAATTGCCTCCATCTCCAGACACAGCAGACTTAAAGAACCTCATTCTGCAGAAACCCTTTCTTTCTGTGCAGCAGTAGAAGTTGCTGCCAGCCATGTCTTggcctccccctcctccctgctcttAACCCATGAACGTGAAGGTTCCTCATGGAAGGACTAAAAGAGGTGAATGCCTTTATACCCAGCAAAGGGTTGATCAACTCGGGTATCTTACTCCCTCATCACAGCACTACTGAGCATTCCCACTACACCCTTACCCACAGCTGATGCTATTCAACCTCTCCTGATGGCTTCTCGCCTAGTAGAGCAATCCTTGCTCTTCCAAATTCATACCTGTCTTGCTATTGCAAGCCAGCCTGCAACATGATTCACTTAACCAACAGTAAGCAACAACTGCATGGAGAGAGGTGGCTGAGCAGCCCCACACCCAAGTACTTGGCCTGATGCAGTCCCAAGTACATCCTTACAGAGGGATAAATCAAGGCACGAAATCTTAGATAATGTGTATTCAAGGGGCAGTTTCCTTGGTGAGTCAGTTCCCAGCTGCTACCAAAAGAGATGGTCTTACTctgtttctcctcctttccGAGGTATGTTTCTCCTCATCCTTTGTATGGAAACTAACAGCACACAGCCACATGCCTCACAAATCTGACTGAAAACTTAATAAATTCTGGTAATGGTCAGTTTTCAGACGGATCAGGGGGTTGACTCAACTTACAACACCGCTACCACGTTAATGCTGACTGATGATAAAGGAACACAGAGCCAAGGGACTGAGTGAGGAAGTAAGCAGCCACAACGGGCATTCAGACAAGCTTAAGACAACTCCAAAACTACATCTTCAAGGCCTGGGGCTCAACATCCTGTTGCTGTGTAAAAGGCATACCTGGTTTCGAGAGCTTCCAGATCTTCACCAAGGATGTACGGATTTTTGGTCAGGAACAGTCCCAGCTGATTGTCTTCTATACCCACATCCTTAAGGAacaggagtattttttttatatctttctcaAAGTCCAAGGTCAGTAAGAGCTGACCTGCCTTTTGACGTTTCTCCACTTGGGATAAGTCAACTCCTACAACAAACAAAACGAGatactgttttaattaaacacaGACCTCATTCCCTATAAATGTTTCAGAAACGCATGCTGATGTTTCTAGgactattctttttttcttcatttatttagcATACTTTGATTGCTTAACACAGTAAGGTCATGACACCTCCTATATGATGGAGGTATTCCAGATAAAACAAGCAGATTGGTTTCAGACTTTTGCTAGGATTATTTTCCAAAGGATGACATCTCCAAGGAATCCTGCACGTGAGGACTCAAGACACACCAGTACGTGCCACACGCAGTGACCTACTCTTGTCGCACGGAAGCATCTGTACAAGGAATTCCTAACTCCGCTATACCTGGGACAATTTTGCAGTGAGTGATTCACACACCGATTTCTTACTGCAGAGTGCCAGATCTCCCCATCGCAAACATTTGTTTCACCAGCTTTCTGGTATTCCTTGTGCTTCTGGGAAGCGAGGAAGAAGCTAGCAGCCTCGGACTCAACTATCTTTCTCGCACAGTCCGAATGCTTTTCGATGAAAACTAAAGTTCTCTCCCACCCCCTCATTCTTTCCACTTCAGTCTACTGTGCCCCACTTTTACAGTTCTGCATAGCAATcactctccttccttcctggaAGGGAGAGCTGCAGTATCTTttgcagcaaattaaaaaatcgTTATCCAGCCTGAATTAAAAGACCAACCAAGGTGCACAAAGTGCTCCCTACCTCCAGAAGCTCTGGGAGATATGCTAAGAAACTAGAGCTAGGCAGCCTTGTCTCTAACTAATGCAGCATTCAGTAAGCCAGaccaatttttctctttttccattcacCCTGCATAACATTCTGCTGCCTGTAGCAAGTCACTGCTCCTATAGCttgaaattttcaaatttaCAAAGCCACCACTAAGATCAAAGCACAAACTACAGGAACTCCAAAGCTCCAGGCACAAGGAAACCACACAAACAAAATCACACATACCTAGCTGGACAAGCTTTGTTAGTGTTTCTGAGTGATCAACATAATCTCGGAGCGTGGAAGACTGAAGGGGAAGAAGTGGGTCTGCAAGGATCTGCACGGCTTCTTCCTCAGAAATCTCCTCCAAAGCAGATGAAGGTGGAACATCATCCCAGTCTAGgaaataaacacagaagagCAAAGTGCATTTTGTGAATGACAAAGCTGTTCCCTTCAAACCCTACGCAGATCTTTGAATCCATTTCAAAATGCAAGAACACTCTGCAAGAGATGAACAGCCAAACTATTGCTGTGTGAAAGCATATGAAAACAGGCTCTGCTCCCAGTTTTTGCTTCTGGAACACTGCCTTGCCACTGCCCATCAAGTCTTGCTCACACGGCCAAATCCAAGCTTAGCCCCTACGTAGCCTGCCTTTGGTCTCCCAGGTTGATCACTGCACACAACAGATCACATCACCTTCCGTAAAAGTCTTCTTTCACATCTTCACAGATTTAATCTTGGCTGATTACATCCAAACCAAAAGCTAACACAAAGATTTTTCATAGCCTGATAAGCGCACCACCTGGCTCCTCCTCCAAATTCAATGCTTGAGCTGCAGTTGTTTCTGACCTTCAAGGCATTTCACAGCCAACTCCAACTGAGCCATCATGTCTTACCCGTTACGGGATGGCTGCTGACTGCCACCAGCTCTGACAGCCAAAGAAACAGAGCTCTGCCTACTCATTAAGGTTTCCAAGTAAGCATCATTATATTTGCTTCCACTTCAGTGTGTTCAAAGTCACAGAAACTCtgtctttttttgaaaaaaaaaaaaaaataaaaaaatctctaaactcatttatttttccactgacaGAAGCTCACAGCACACAGATCAAGATTGCTGTTTTGCTGGCTGACCGCTAGCATTCACCTCAATTGTTAAGCTGATCACCCGTACTAATTATGAACTCCTCAGGATGGCAATTTTCTGTGTCCTGTTCCTTAGCACAACGACTTCCTAGAAACGAAGGTGACACTCTTCTGTGTTGAAAACACAAAGCTACACCTGAACAAGAAATTCCAAAACCAGCAGGAAGATTCTGATGTTCTAGGAAAAGTTGCATAGACTAGCTCAATTATTGCAGCTCTTAccacctttttttccctcaaagcCTCGTCAACAGAAGCACAGTGGAACACTTCTAGCAACATTAACAGCTTAAACAGTAATAACAGCTCTCTGTGAATTTGTATGCATATGAAGCATTTCCCTTCagaaccaaaccaaaacatacCAAGGTCCACTCTGGTAGCACTTTTTTGCTAGACATGCATTTTTTGGCCACTCCAAGTTCTTTGAATCTATTTTCCTATCAGGAAACAGGCctcaaatgattaaaaaaatgataaaaccaaaccaactaCGTCTCTCCCATTATGCACTGCCAACTAGGCAAATTGCTCCACGCACAGCAGTAAGTCTGCCTGAGGATAAAAATCTGGCACGTAGATCAACTGTGTCGCAGGTGTGGACACACACAAGCTGGCTGACCTGTCAGCTCTGCTGCGGCACTGTTTCCAGAACCAGCTGCAAAAACACACAGAcctcagctgcagctctgagccACCCCAAAAATAAGCTCTGTAGGATCCAAGCTGGCTGGACTCAAAGCCGAATCTGAATATACAGGACTGCTTAATAACTCCAGATCAAGTTTCCTCAGCATATGGTTCCTAAAACCATTTTGCAGAGGGTGGAATACATTATAATACGATATAAGTATCTGAGTaaggataaaagaaaatgcttacTGGAAGAAAGCGATGCTATTTTATCAGGGCAACAACACCAAGGAGACCTCGCATCTATCTGCCTTCCCTCAGCAGAGGGTTTGACAAAGCATTTCTCATCATGACAGTTCTTAAGGAGGCTTCaccctctgctgcctcctgttGCCCATTCCTAATCATCCTGGAACACCCCCCAGGCGTTGGGCATCGATGTGTGAGCTGCTTCGGGAGTGGCCTCCCTGACACCTGCTCAGCTACTACAAGTAGTTATGAGAAGCTCCTTAGTTGGCTGCTCCAGACTGAGGTTTCTACCCAGCCTGCTGCATTATATTTTAGCTTAAAGGTACTCTTTATAGGCTAGGGCTATCACAGAAATTCTATGTTAGCTATGGGGCAAAAGCTAAGTGAAAGTCATGAaattcagataaatattttaattaaactggacaaaaaaaagagagccaATGGCAACACAAGAAACATGACTTGAAGATTAATAAGAAAAGGTATCCTCAAGGCCTCTTACCTTCACACAGTATTTCTGTGTTCAGGTCAGGGATTGTTTCTGGTTTCACTTGTTCCTGTTTTACTGgtagcaaattattttcttgtggAGATGAGGATCCATCCTGGGCACTGGCAGCCTGCGAACAGTTCTCTACGGCTACATATCTGTACGCCTGCCATCCCCACGGAAGAAAGCCGCGTCTGGAGGCCAGCAGAGCCAGCGGGGCAGCCCCTTGCCGTGCCTGCACCGCCTCGCTGGAGCTCCTCAGCCTCTGCAGGGCCGATAAGCGGGCTctttgcagccagcagcagcagcgggcgGCCGGCCGGGCCCACAGCGCCATCCTCCACCTCAGCCGGGCATCCTGCGGGGAGAGAAGgggcagaaggaggaggaggaggaagaggaggaggaggaaggcgctGCCCTCGCCTCAGCCAGCGGAGCGCCGGTTACCCCCTCACGGCGCCCGCCGCCCCTCGGGCAGCCATTTTAGAGCTCCGCACACCCCACGAACCCCCCCAGCGGAGGGCTGACCGCCTCCACAGCCAGGAGGGGGGGTGAGCGCAACCGTTGGGGGGCGTTAACGGCCCTCAGGGACCGTTGGGAGCCGCTAACGGCCGCTGGGGACCGTTAACGGCcgccggggccgcgccgccgcctcACCTGCCCCTCTCAGCGCCCTCCTCCCCACACGGCCCGCGTGCTGCCGGCGGAACCATCCCGCGGCAAGCAGAGGGGTGTCCGGGCGCGGAGGGGACATCCCATCGCCTGTAAGAGATAGGGGGGATCGCTCCGTCCCCCCCTATTTCTCCCGGTTGGTCTCGCCCTCCCCCCGGCCGCCGTGGCCCCGCCCGtgggggcggcgggcgcggcGCGGCTCCCTCAGCGCCTcagcgggaggcggcggcggcggggcccggccggggcCGGCCGGAGGAGAAGGTTTTGAGGGTGAGGggggacaaaaataaaaaaaaagtcccgAAATGGCGTCGTGCGTGGGCAGCCGGACCCTGAGCAAGGACGACGTGAACTACCGGCTGCACTTCCGCATGATCAACGAGCAGCAGGTGGAGGACATCACGCTGGAGTTCTTCTACCGGCCGCACACCATCACCCTGCTCAGCTTCACCATCCTCAGCCTCATGGCCTTCGCCTTCACCAGGTGAGCGGCAccgggggggtgccggggggcggGGAGGGTCCCTATGGGAATCCTatggggtcctgggggtccctatggggtcccTGTGGGGTTCTGGGAGGTCTCTGTGGGGTCCCCATAGGGTTCTGGGGAGGTCCTATGGGGTTCTGGAGGACCCCTATAGCCTTCCTATGGGGTTctgggggggtctctatggggtcaCTATAGGGTTCTGGGGGTTCCCAATAGGAACCCTATGGGGTTCTggggggtccctatggggttcTGGAGAACCTCTATAGCGTTCTTATGGGGTTctgggggggtctctatggAGTCCCTATAGGGTTCTGGGGGTTCCCTGTAGGAACCCTATGAGGCTCTGGGGGGCCCCTATGGGGTCCCTACTGGGTTCTTAGGGGCCCCCTCTGGGGTTCTGGGAGATCCCTATGGGGTCTTTATAGGGTTCCGAGGGGTCTCTATAGGAACCCTATTGGGCTCTGGGGGGTCCCTATGAGGTCCCTATTGGGTTTTAGGGGCCCCTATGAGGTTCTGGGGGATCCCTGTAGGGTCCTTACAGGGTTCTGGGCGGTCTCTATGGGGTCCCTAAGAGGTTCTGGGCAGCACGGCCCCTGTCAGGGTGGGAGACCCCCCTCAGAAGGGCGCCGCTCttctgtggtgtttgttcagaCTTGGGTGGCATTCTCGCTAAAAATGAGCCTGTGGCTCCAGCAGTGCCCAAAAACGGCTTTTTACTAGGTTATCACGGAGCTCGGCGATGACATCACGCCAGCAGGTAACTTACCAAGGGTTCGTGGAGGGCAGGGACTGTTCTGTGTCATCGTTTTCACGCAGCGTGCTTTATCTGGGGCCCATCGCCCCTTGGCATAGGCCCCGGTACTGATAAGCGTAGCCACATTCTTGCCCCACCACAGGAACAGCCTTCACCACCGCAGTCGTGCATGGAAATAAAGCTGAGGACAGGCACAGGTATCTTCAGGAGCCTTATCTGTAAGCAAAAGGTATAGCAGTGCAGGCTACGGGGCACCTTGTGATGTTGTTCCAGGTTGTCCATGTCTTTTATTGCCTCCTGCTGAATGGGACTGTGAAGACAACATTAGCATCCTCCTCTAGGTTCAGTTTCTTGTGCAGTTTCTGGGCAAATAGGGATTCTGGAGAGGTTCTGGCTGAGCTAGTGCATCAGGGTTTGGGCTCGTTTATGCTTTAGTGATGTTGTGTGTATGTGATTACAGATTGCAGTGGCCTCATTCACTATACTCTGCTTTTGATAGAAGGACATCCTAACTCATCCCTAGGCCTCAGATACAATTCAGTGTGTAATCTTCAATATCTGAGAGATCCGTTTTTTTTAGTTAACTCAGAGATGTTTCTATGTGTTGGTACAATATCTAATCAGGAAGCCTTGCTGCGAGTGTTCCTCTTGCCTCATGTTCCCCTGTCTGATAACTTGTCCTGCTGTCAGGCTAATTTAGGTCAAATTGGCAACGTATTGGGGAATTCTCATCCAGACGTTGTTCTGAGGAGCTAATGGAATTGATTGCTCACctttgggagaagaaaaggctcctgCCTTTAGTTCTTCCAAGCAGAGGATGAGTCAGGCAGCAGCTTCGGGACTATGCACTCTTGTCGGCCCAAAGAATATTTCTTGAATTCTCAGGtggtttgttcttttctgaagagGATTGCTAGCTTTTCTCTCCATTTGTCTTGCTAGCTTTCTAACTTGCTTTGGTTTCAtgttctttcccctttctctctctctctctgctcagCCTCACTTCCTGTGTTTAAGTACCTATTGACTTCTCTTTAACACTTCACTGTTGCTCCTCTTGTCAGATTGTGGGagttagtgttttttttaatgtgttttgtgttgttttttttgtttgtttgttttttccttccccttttctgcTATTTCCAGCCATCACAGGAATTTCCTAAATCAGGGTGATACCAGAGCGTTGCCTCCGTTGCCTTATTTGGGACGCTGTTCGAGCCATATGTTCTTGAGAAGCTGAGGGAGGTGGGAATAGCTCCCCACGTGCTTCCAGTGTGTGCTCCCAGCTCTGGGCTTTCTGCTCCCATCAGCTTATTGCACGAGTCTCCAGTGGCTGCGTTCATATTTCCACCTCCTGTGCTCAGTCAGGTGTGCCAAATGATTCCTCTTCCTTGCTTCCCCTGTGCTGTCAGATGTTCCGTAACACTCCCGATCGATTTATAAAGCAggggatttttttccacattacaTTCGTACCAATGTtcagcaaaatgtatttttttcaggaacttCAGCATAGGCAGAGGAAATCTGGCTTCCCTTAAAGTCTCTCTTGCCTCCTCTGTAATTGTTCAGTGCCAGAAATACCCAAAGGTTCACGCAAACTTCCAAAATGCTTTTCCCTTGGATATACCAAGCCTCCCTTGGGATCAGTGGGAGCTGATGACACCGCCTTTGAGCTGGCAGATGAGGGTGAGACAGAACTCCAGATAGCAGTAATGTTCAAGGAGCAGTAATCAGAGTCCAGAGGAAGAAACGTGAGTGTTTTTAGCTTCTCCATTTTACAGCGTGGGGTAGTGggcattctgtttttaaagcacatCCTTCTGGTGCCTCTGACAATGGCTGCAGCTGCCGAGCTTGTTTCCTGCTGAACGAGCTAGACGCAGGCTCCTCTGCTTCCAGGCCTCACCCAGCGTGGAGGCACAGAGTGGTTCTTGCTTTCCCTGCCCTTTTCCTCCCTGGAGCATAGGGCTGTggccctctcccagccccaaggcagcctgcaggagggcagctggctgctggaggggatGTTGGTGGAGCACAGCAGCGTTTATGGAAGGCTTCTTTTCCCCTACACTCTAAATTTAGCGTCCTTGCTATTTTTACCCCAGTTCAGTGTCCTCAATTCTTCTCGTTGTGATTTAATACCTACTTCGTGTTTTTGCAAGATGCTTTTGGAATGCAGTGCTCTGGAACAGGGAGAAGATCAGGAGAGACAAAAACATTATGAAGTTATGaggtgctttgttttttttattattatttcttcagaaagcgCCAGACTTGAAAAACGCATTTGTGAAGTGGGTTCAAACCGAGAGAATTTTCTTCCGTCCTCCCACACGAGCGTTAGAAATCTCATTTGTGCTGCATGAACACCGACATTTCAAAGTCGGCATCAAAGTTCCTGAGGCTAAGCGAGGAGATGATTTAGCACATTTTCCTGATTGCAGCTTGTTGTGATCGTGTCTTTCCTCCACCGGTTATTTTGCCTCCCTGTTTCCTTTGGTGTCCTCAAACCAACTCTTCTGGGCAAGCGTTGTAATTCTTATCTTAACTAGCACGCCGCAGCAGGTCTCTTGCTGCTACCTGTCTTTACCTGCTTCTGGCAAGGAGATCGGTTATCTAGCCCTCCTGAGAGGCACCTCCGAGCAAACAGCCAAAAATGCTTCTACCACTTGCTTGGAAAGAGCTGTGCGGTGATGTGACTTCAGTAAtctcttcaaaataaagaaacccGCCCAGTTGGTGGCACCAGTGACAGCCTGTGGTATTTGCGTGCATTAAAACAGGAACATGGCTTTGGCTGAGCCCTCGGGGCCTGAAGCTCTGTCTGGGAAGGGCTCTGGATGAGATGAGCTCTGGGGGTTGCCAGGGGAGCCAGAGTGAAGTCCTGGAGCTGGGAATTTGGGGCTGGCGTGAAGTGTCAGCCCATGCAGCATGGCTGCTGGAAAGTGACTGCGAATTCCGGGGTCAGCTGCTTTAAGGAAAATGCTGTAGGGGGTCCCCAAGGCCTGCAGAGAAACCATTCGTGTTTAATGTACATTTTGCTGCCGTACGGATGAACTAACACAGCGCTCAAATGTCTCCTCGTGATGAAAGTCTGCCATGGAGCTATTAAGGTTGGGTTCTGAGGGCAAGGGAAATAATTTGGCAAAGAGAGAGAGTTTATGGCTGCAGCAAATACGTCTAGTGTGGAGCACATTTGTGCTGTCACAGATTATTACCGAGCCATCCAGAAAAGTGACAAATGCTCTGCCAGAAAGAGCTGTAGTCCCTCTAAAGTTGTCTGGGACTCTTTTGTGTGTCGTGGGTTGGGGATaaataaaggaatttatttaaatagataAACTGATCACAGGCACATTGAAATTACCCAGATAGAGAAACTTTGAGCAGTAGTAGCTGATACATCGTGAAATATCAGTTGTGCTTTTTACTGTAGTTTGAagcttttctaattttatcGCTGAAGTCTCCTAGAAGCTGACTGCTGGTGAGAAGGCTTGGGTGCTGTCTTTGTTAATGTTGCTGCTGTATTCTTTAAATTCTACctgcaagagaaagaagagcTTGGTCAGGTGTGCCTTGAATTCTTAGATCTCTCTTCTGGTCATAATATGACAGTAGCACAAATAATACTCACATGTTATTCAGAACAGAAGGGGATTGCAGCATCAACCAAAACAGCAGAAGGGAAACTGGGAACTGCATCCAGGCTTCTAGAGTCTTGGTCACCATTTGCAgtgtaaaaatgcttttgatgatttttctgtgaaaattaaaacagcGGGATTTTTTCACGTTACTTCAAATTTAGTTACTGTTAGAAGTCACTGCAGAAGCAATGCTTGTGGCTTGCAGGTGTTGATGATGTTTAAATGCCTTGTAAGAAAGGATAGCCAGAAGTGCAGAGTGAAAACCATTCACTGCAATTACTGTCTTGACTGGGTGCATAACCAGCATGCTTATTTCTTCTACTTATTTCCATGTAATCTTTTATTGAAGTAATTACATCTTCAGAGCCTTTCAACTTCACCTTCAAAATAACACTTTAACactttgatgttttctttctctctctctcttcagaGATGACTCTGTCccagaggaaaatatttggagGGGTATCCTCTcagtgattttcttctttctaatcATCAGTGTTCTAGCTTTTCCCAATGGTGAGTAAGGTCCATACATCATTTTTTGCAGCATGTGAATTTGCCTTTATCGCCACTACGTTTATTTTGATTAAAGTGCcacttttaaatgtaatttttctctaCTCCTCTGAATTCCCTTATGTTAGGGCACAGTATAAAAATGGGTTGCAGTCGCGCTGAGTGGAGATAACAGTGAAGTGCCAGTTATTTATAGCTTGTCTGTACCTAACCAGGAAGTCGGGTTTTCAAAATCAGCGTCTATGTTTGCAGGtgcacagctgcagctcagaCTGCGAAGTAATGATGCTGCCAGATCCTTaagtaatgtttaaaaacacGCTGCCTCTGTGTGTTTTAGCAGAAGTGTAATTCTGCAGTAATTCTGAGATGTAACACGTAAATCACCTGGTGATGGTTAGGAACCCTCTACATCACATTACAATGTAAAACCACAGTTGCTCAGTAGACATTTAAGTCAGACAAAGATTTTGATAATTGTATGGGGAACAGAAGGTGCAAAAGGGGTAAAATCTGTGGGTGACACTTAGTTCTGCAGAGGAAATGCtgtctttcctgtttttatttattttaaatttttgctCGTTGCTGTCAGCAAGAGCCTTATTCTTGGGTCAACTCCAACCAGTCTTAGGTTCGGCAgtgttcagaaataaatgaacgGTAATTGTGCTCATGGCATGCTCTTGGGatgtatttttctgatgtttgaaCATTATTAATTGATGGCTTTCACAAAGCGCTCCCTGAAAAACCAAGTGtgagagaaaaatgaacttCATGCTTAACAACTGTGAAAGAGCAATCCACAGCGTGCACTGAAAAAACTAGTTGGCCACATCTCGCTCTCTAAATGTACATTTCGTGTTTAGATGTTTCTCACTTTTGCCAGACTCAACTTTTATGCTTTTTTGCATTAACTCAGGTGATTTTAATCGAATAAAGTCAGGTTAATCACTGGCTTTAAAGTAAATCATAGCGACACTGGTGAAGAGTACAGGGTACAGGTATTGCGCACAGCTATTAGATGTGTGATACTTAGTTTGGAAGTTTTAGGAGGCCTGTTTGCTAACGTTTCTTTGTCATCTGAAGGCTGAGCACTGTATTTCTTTGCTGGTGTGCAAAAAGAGTGTATTTGACTTCACTGAGA includes:
- the MTERF3 gene encoding transcription termination factor 3, mitochondrial — protein: MALWARPAARCCCWLQRARLSALQRLRSSSEAVQARQGAAPLALLASRRGFLPWGWQAYRYVAVENCSQAASAQDGSSSPQENNLLPVKQEQVKPETIPDLNTEILCEDWDDVPPSSALEEISEEEAVQILADPLLPLQSSTLRDYVDHSETLTKLVQLGVDLSQVEKRQKAGQLLLTLDFEKDIKKILLFLKDVGIEDNQLGLFLTKNPYILGEDLEALETRVAYLKSKKFGNAEIAQMVSRAPYLLLFSVERLDNRLGFFKNELGLSVKKTKDLVIRLPRLLTGKLEPVKENLQVCQIEFGFQRNEIQQIAYKTPKILTASRKRLRQTFDYLHNIMGIPHHMLTRFPQVFNAKLLRIKERHKFLTFLGRAQYDPAKPSYISLDQLVSLPDEVFCTEIAKASIQDFEKFLKTI